A genomic region of Magnolia sinica isolate HGM2019 chromosome 6, MsV1, whole genome shotgun sequence contains the following coding sequences:
- the LOC131249773 gene encoding inactive protein RESTRICTED TEV MOVEMENT 2-like encodes MSKANTARTYEDFKPLFDWKREDGSDIVVINLPGFKKEQLKLQLDAFGKMKISAERPINGNKWIRSCKDFHVPEYCIQNDIHARFNNGILYVTMPKKATQTSTQPPALPAIAAPQPLPAGVTPR; translated from the exons ATGTCCAAAGCTAACACGGCCCGCACTTACGAGGATTTCAAGCCGTTGTTTGATTGGAAAAGGGAGGATGGATCTGATATCGTCGTCATCAATCTTCCGG GATTCAAAAAAGAGCAATTAAAACTCCAACTCGACGCCTTCGGCAAGATGAAGATCAGTGCAGAACGTCCAATCAATGGCAACAAATGGATCCGCTCCTGCAAGGACTTTCACGTGCCAGAATACTGTATCCAAAACGATATCCATGCGAGATTCAATAACGGAATTCTCTACGTGACCATGCCGAAAAAGGCCACTCAAACCAGCACACAACCCCCAGCCCTCCCAGCCATCGCAGCCCCACAGCCCCTCCCAGCCGGCGTAACCCCGCGTTGA